The genomic DNA TATGACCTCGGCAAAAGTCAAAGTTGAGTCTTGGTTGCAAACTCATGATCATTACGCATGAGCAGAGAAGACGACTTCTGTCTGAATGAATCCATTTACACACACGGTTGCTTTGATTAGGTTATTGAAAGAACATTGACTCTAAAAtagaaatgcataaaaacatttcatccaCAGACAGTTTCCTTTGTCTGGATAAAAGTGGTCTTTGCAAAGAGTTCTGCTACTGCAACACACTTGTTGGTTGTACAAAAACTTGTGATTGGACatgtcagttgactcttttgTCTGGAAAGCACTTCATGGGAATACGCTTAGTGAGACACCTTAATGGCCCCTGAGTGGAAAAAAGGTGCAGCTGTCCtacaaataagaacaaacttACAATAACCTATTAAGTTTTattaatctctttttttctgtgtttctttttagcCTTTTATCCATTTGTGGTTGTTTGTCTTCTTATGGTgcgtttgtgtttctctgaactCATTTGTGACTCTGTGgatgttttacagtttgtttgcttttgtaattgttttgttactaagtggttgtttttgtctcttttgtcaGCCGTCTTTTGGAGGTTTTGTTCCTCTGTACTTGTTTGTATCCTTAAACTGTTTAgtgtgttttacctgtttgtgtttttgtttctgctttgtgtttcttgGAAGCCATTCTTTTATTGTCCTTTAtgccttttctgtcttttcagatTTGATGTTTTCCTTATAgttctttgtgtgtatttgtgtccaTTTTGAAGTCTTTTTAAGAGATTTGTGTCTCAAAGTTGCTCTTTAAGGTTGTTATATCATCTCTCCAACAACATTGTTAGCAGTCCCTTAAAGGTTCTCTGGTTTCCACAGACCCCTCTGTGTCTGTAGGCCTAGTCAAATGTCCATTTATGAGCCAGAGAGGGTGACATTAAAAGTTACATCAGAACAATGAGGATGTGAGTTCAATATAAGTTGAGTCATGTTGGACATCCTCCTGGCTGTAGCTATATTGGGCATCAGCAGCAGGGACAGCCCAGACAGGGAACTGAAACCTTATCCATGGCATGCCATTGGCCAGACCATGAACATGCAACACAAAGCAGAAGTGCGGGCCAATGTACAGAGTTTCAATTTCAATAAAGATTTTAGCTTCccacgatcatgaaaacaagataatggaGATGAAATGATTCCTGTGCTGCATTCTGGCTTCTCCTTGGGTGTTGCCATGTGaggtaaatgtttcaaagtgtctGTCTTGATATCTTGGTGACAAGAGCTCATCACCACTACCTCAAAAAcatatctttatttgtatgtattgattattataatatatttagaCATTTATACGTTTCtatgttttaacttgtttatttttagttattgtttgtttttcaaagtgttcagaatGCTAAAGTGTTAAGAGTGTTTAAGTATgataaatgcatgtgatgcagatgttgtaaagTCAATGAGTAATAGTGTTTAATCATcatgatctcaatatcaatcaaaaataattcTGATAATGATTTTTGCCATAATTGAGCAGCCCTACAGCACATCTGAAATTGAACCAAAGACGATATTCAGGCCCTTGTTTTCCAGCTCTGCACCGACACTGGacagtgctgctgtgttttctggCAGCAGTCCAGTGGTCGGAGCATATCTGAACTACCACAACCCTGCCTGCATGCCATGTCTTGGCCTCTGCTTTGCAGCTTAAGGTCAAAGAGGGGAAGTAAAGGTCAGGCTAAGTTTAGACCGGGCAGCCAACACTTGGTCCCTGTTACACTCTCAGTACTGTAAATGCTGTCTCATACGGATCAcgtttctgcagccagcacaTGAAGGGTTATTACTTTTTAGTTGATCCGATGGCTCGCTGATGTttacttttgttcttttttaaacaaagagacCATATTCTGGTTTTcttaacagaaaaatacaaaatctatAGATTGCCATGATATGGCCTGTACTGGTAAAAGAGGTATTTGACAACATTAATAAGTGTGAGGCTTGAACTAAGGTCTGGTGCAAAGTCTGAAGTGTAACTCTTGACTGCTGAAGAACAAGATGGAGTGacactgccatctagtgttactATTAGAAATCTGGAGCTATTGAACGTCAACTTCATTAAGTACTGCTTTTGGTTCTTGATGGTAAAAAGTAAGTtcactgttttcctgcagatttttatttcctaccaacatgtgtttgtgtttcagatttttaaaaactcaaaattCCTTCACTTCGAAACAGCAGTTGACAAAACAGTCCCGTCTCAAGGTCAATATGACGAATTTATATCTCTAGTAGTTTTGGAGCTTTTTGTCACGTCACATAATCCTCACCTGCAGTCTGTTCAGTTATCATGGAGTTGTAAATGCAGCTTTTCTAAGTACCAAGTAGAAAAATGGCACAAGGGTCTACTACTGATTAGGATCACATTATTTGATCAAAATTTGTCGTGCAGTTAATAAACAGACCCTGAGGTTTGATGGTTAAACTGTTGTTTCAGAGGGTGAGAATGGGTGACCGTTTTAATGCCCTTTAGTCATTATTACAGAGCAACTTCTACCTCACACTTTCCCAACATTTAGGCCCCTTTTTAGCCCCTTCTCcaatttttattaattttcaaAATTATGATGCTTGAAATACACTTTTAGTTTTGACACTTGAGCAAACTATCTGTATtataggataaaaaaaaaagttgcatattagTGTTTTGTCAGCTTAGAAAGTTTCATTTGGGGTTTTTGAATATGGACCAAAGCACATTTCCTTCAGAAGAATTCATGTCTTGTTCTTAAATTAGAAACATTGCTGGTACaaatttctgaaaatgtctATTCCATAATATTAATGTTTAGACTTCCTTTGAAAATCCTTTTGGTATATTAATCAAGGTTTTTTGAAAAAGCATGTCTGTATATACAGTTTTATTTCATAGAGTGCGTGCTTGATGCTTGAATAGAATGAAATCAGGTTAGGATGCAGCAGAGCTTTTATGATGAGCCACCCATACTCAACATGATGGGGAGGGAAAAATAACTGACTTGAACAGCCATGGAAATATTCAATGAACCACCTTGACGGGGAAGAAGTATCTGTCAGTAGAATTTAAAGCTCTACTTTGAAGGACGAATTGAGATGACGCGTGTGGATTGAGACGGAACATCTGGAACTCACACAGGGGATAGATGTGTGGATGTAGAATCTCACAAACACATAATTCATTCCTGAGAAAAAGAAACTGCTAATGTCAAATCCATTTATTCATGCAAATCATAggtaaacaaaagcaaacagcagGAACTACAGGTGCCTTCATGTTCTGATTTCCACGATAATTACACCTGATTTTACACGCAATCCCCCCCCAGCCACAAAATGTCTAAACAGGTTTACACGTACTGCACGCAGAGAAAGCTGGAAATACACAAAATGCTGTTgtacgaagaaaaaaaaaagaaaaggccaaCAATCAAAGATGATCTTTTGATGTAAACATAGCTCATAGTTTTTATATTCAGTTTAATTCTTACACATGGAATAAACTAGCTGCTCTGTTACAACAGCCACAATAGTGTGAAGCGTCTGATCTATGGTACCTACGCTGGATGAAACCACATAAGTAAGGCTGCGAGTTTACATCACACTACATGTAGTctacacacatgtaaacatccCTTCTCTGcgggtttgttttttccttatGATACTCTAAGAAGGATGCCATCAGTCCCGTTTTCCTACTCACTAACAGCCCAGTCCGCTCATGGACCCAATCCGATCCAGTTTGAGCCCAAAGCATCCTCGGTTCCATCCCCTCCGTGACCGGTCCGGCTCTGCTCgcttctgattggccagagCCCCCTTCAGCAGACGCAGCCAGGGGGTCTCAGCTTGCGTTTGTGTGTCAGCCCATTTAGGATACTCAGCTGCTTTGGCCCCCGAGGACAAGGTAGACTGCTCCTCCGGAGGGCTGTTCAAGAGGTTCTCCAGGTCGTCCAGGGTCAAAAGGTCATTGTAGCGCTCCAGAAACTGCTCCATGAACTACAGCAaggtaaaagagaaaaaaaaagattcaatttAATCGTCAGAGAGAGTATGAGGAGGAATAATTCAATCAGAGATACATTTCATTACTCTCCCCTCCATTTCCTCCCCTCTTTCTGGACTGTTTTCTTACATCCCTCATCCACTCTGAATTCTCCTCAATACACTttccccccccaacccccttctcttccctccctctctcccttctccATTCAGTACCTGCGCGGCTTCAGGAGAAGGGTGCAGAGCGCGAGCCTCTGTCATCTCCAGCGGTGTGAAGAGAAGCAGAGCGGCACAGAGCAGCACAGGAAACAGCATGGTGGCAGAGACGACTGACGAGAAAAAACTGCAGCAGGACGACTTTAAATGTACGCAGActgtgaaacacaaaaatacagatTAACTTATTACGTGGAGAAATTAAAAgcaaatctacaaaaaaaatgttcatgaatactgcaggtgagttagtAAAAAAATctctgatggaaaaaaaaaaagatgcatacTTGTCACATTTATACAAACACTGTTAAACATACCAACATCCCTACTGAAGAATTGTTTTTACTTGTTTGTGATTTGGGTGTGAGAATGTTTATCTTTTCATGTACAAAGAATTAGAGGTCAGCTTACTTGCCGCCACTTTTCCTGCTTAGGATTTCACTTGATAAGAAAAAATCATGTACACTACTCTTGCTAAGCATCTCCAATTTATTAgaataaatcacaacatttcagtCCCTCTGAACCGTTGTCAAGTGTGTTCTAAAATCTGAAAATCTTAATTTCAGttcaggctttaaaaatgtaaattaaaactgaTAAACAAATCACTTAAATTAAAACCaggacagattttaaaataatatatactAAATGTTAAAATTTAAGTACAGCAATCAAtcgaattttttttttaaaaagaggcatTGCCCTTGTTGAGTTTAGGGCATTTTATAACTTTGAAGtcaaaaagattttaaaaaaagttgctgtTCTAAatccatttataaaaaaaaaaaagtgattttatcactttagatttaaaaatcaTAAATTTTCCCCAAATGTTGATGTAGAAATAAGCATTGAAATAACAGGATTTTTAACTTGatcctttaagaaaaagttatAACAATGGATAGAAGAAAGCTTGGATTAAAAGATTCAACATGATTCATCTAGAAGAAAAGTTATGCCTCTCACCTGTTGGGTACCTCTCAGAGCTCTGGGTGTCTTCTCTCACTGACTCTTCTCCATGTCCTGcgtcctcctcgctctctcgGCTACCTCTCACTTGTTGGCACCTGCTGGGGGGAGCATCACTATCTCACTCGGctggctcctcctcttcctcactgtgTGATGGAACTGAAAGGATGATTTTCTTCCTCTTGCGTCCCTCCTGTTGGCAGAAGCTGAATGTTGGGGCATCAGCTGGGATGCTGCAGAGGTTTTGTAGAGCCAgagatgcccccccccctccccttcttacatcttcctcctcctcctcatctccttatTCTTTGGAGTGATGTCATAGCTTTGAGAAGAGTGATTGTCATTGCCAAGGTGACTGTGTGCGCTTTGCACTCTGTGCTCCATAAAGATGCCACAAGGCAAGGTCACAGGGCAGTGGTCAGCACATCGATGAGACCAGCGACAGTCTGGAGAGATTCACACGTTTTGTGTCAAACCTTAATCAGAATTATACATTTCCTCAATACTTAACAATGCCCCTCATGCTTattagcctctctctctcctcattgtcTCTGTGGTCTTTCCCAGCATGCCCTGACCTCCCCTCTCGGTTGGATAAGTTACAGTCTGTCAGTGCCATCTGCTCCCTTTCCCCCCCGCCGCCAAATTACAACACTAGCAGGAGCTGCATGATCCAACACAGCAACCTCAAAGTTCAGCAGCCACTGATTATTTCAAGTAAATAAACCACAGCAATTAGCGATAGATGTCGGATACACAGGAAGTGAGAGAATATTTTCTCTTGAATATCGAGAGGATGGGCAAGTAGAATTCTTCTTCTCCAACTCTAAATAGATATAAACTGGGGAAATTTACTCGTATTTGCGTACTGAACACCCACTGAAAACATTTAACTCCAATTCATCCTCATAAAAACCTAAGTGCTGCTGCAATCACACTGTTCGCCAGTTGTTGGCAAGTGTCTTTACATAACACATCAATCACAGATACAGAAATGTACCCCGCTCATCTTTTTCGGAGAGGACAGCGTGTGGGAGAGGGAGTAGGCGAAAAGGGAGAGAGATTAGCGAtatgggaggggaggggggggttaaactagcatgcaggagaggagggcTGTAAGAGGGAAAGTAAGCGACggtgagtaggaggaggaggatgggagGGAGAGAGCTGAGAGAGCCCTACAAAAGAGATTGATTACAGGAGAAGAGAGGCAGCCAACTAGGCAACAGCAAATGTgtcagacagaagaaaaaaaagtaaataaacaagAAGCAGAAATACTCATTTTGTAATCAAAGTTTCTCATGtgataaagacagaaaactgaTTGGATAGAAGTGTTTTAACAAGCGGAGGAAAATGTAGTGGAGAAGCACGGAGGGTAGTAATACTGTCCCAGCAAGCTGTGACGATCCATTAAACATTGCTGTCCAAACACAACGGACAAGCAGACATTCAAAGCTGCTTGTAATGACGGTATAAATTCACTTGACATAACCCAGAAGATACCCAGCCCTTCACACATTTGTGCGTGTCAGCCTTCAGCGCGCAGAGATGGTGAGTGACTCAGctcaaacagagacagacagctgtGGAGTTTTTATCAAAACAACAAGCTGGTTTATTAAAATCACCTCGATTCTGTCATTAAAACGTCATCAGACTAATGTTAccaatatctttaaaaatatacagagaaattaaaaagttaaaataggttaaaatacaagtttcagataaaaggaaacaacaaagaaagaaaaacagaagacagCTCAGTTTCTGAGGCGTGCTCGTCTGGACGTGCGGGCGATGGGTGTGGTAACTTTCGGGGTCTCGTTTTCCTCCATGACAGCAtctgaggggaagaaaaagaagcttagatgttaaaaaaggaacaaaggcCACATGCTCTGAGACTTGTTAAAGAAGGCAATAGAGCTacgacaacaacaaaatgtttctaGTCTAAAACCTTTTTAAAGAGTTTATTTATGTTGCACAGCCTGTTCAAGTTGCTCCTTTATCATGCTTTATAAAGAGGTCCGTACAAGGGGCAGGGTCTTTGAGCTTGAAGCAGAGTCACTATTGGAGCCATGCTGAAGTCTGTAAGTGAGGGAGTCTGCAGGATGGGACAGCtgcctgactttttttttagttcaaagTAATGAAAactattaaagggatacttcacccgttgaaacatgaatctgtattgacattgggtcatatatgtagtagaaatgtgaaatacattttgaagttggtgccttcttggccgagaaaaggcagaaagtgtctttttgtgaATAAAGACACccaatcccagaatgcacagcaccgcaggccttTCCCATTAAGGTCctcgatttcagaatcagaaatattttattaatcccagagggaaattcgatcgttacagtttctccaaaatatacagtatagcagtagaaatatagtaataaaaacatttacagacatatttacttcaacacataaggccatttcctcaactgattcagagatttcttccagaattgatcttggaaattcctggcagaaaacagactctatgtctgtgtccatagacaaacagtgagagcaccgacactaccagtccaccccagctcgagccggcccggactcctcgtcctcaccaccgccgacaggcaggccttatgtctcggctgatGAGCTGGCAGTGGctagcaatatagccgcgagacggttgctgccgacaggccagTCTGGTGTCGTGGTGGCCCCGGCGGCTAGCGGCGACCAGTgctgttatattttatttttcctccattatcagctttctccatagagcctgttagcatagcttccaagcaatatggcggatgttaagtttagattctgggagtgagttcccacccactgatctgtgattggtctgtagcttcagtggtcaaaaatatgaggaactagcgatgtagtttcacccaactaaccgcaacagcttccagtgatgcaaaaatcgtcattttgcgtcactggaagctcctcttcagacttagaaatacaaagatttcccatctcaggggaaaatgagggcgggatgcatgaccattcaaaaatactatcaggtttctaatgatacaaagctaaatgcaaatgggtgaagtatccctttacgGTTATATTCTCTGGCTGAAGGAATGATAATtatcaaaatgaaatcaaatttgAAGAAGACTTTGCCGGTAAAAACAATTCACAAAAAGGCACCGTCTCTCAATAAAATCTTATTTTTGTATAAATTATCTAGTTGTTCATAAATGgtagattttttccccctgaaagTTGT from Labrus mixtus chromosome 11, fLabMix1.1, whole genome shotgun sequence includes the following:
- the nppcl gene encoding C-type natriuretic peptide-like, whose amino-acid sequence is MLFPVLLCAALLLFTPLEMTEARALHPSPEAAQFMEQFLERYNDLLTLDDLENLLNSPPEEQSTLSSGAKAAEYPKWADTQTQAETPWLRLLKGALANQKRAEPDRSRRGWNRGCFGLKLDRIGSMSGLGC